One Pseudomonadota bacterium DNA window includes the following coding sequences:
- a CDS encoding rod shape-determining protein: MLKTLRGYFSNDLSIDLGTANTLIYAPGVGIVLDEPSVVAIKENAGRGESVCAVGTEAKLMLGRTPGNIRAIRPMKDGVIADFVVTQKMLQYFIRRAHASRLMRPSPRVLVCVPYGSTPVERRAIEDSAVHAGARKVHLIHEPMAAAIGAGMPVHEARGSMVLDVGGGTSEVAVISLNGIVYAESVRIGGDRFDEAIMSYVRRNYGILIGDATAERIKHEIGSAYPGREVLEISVKGRNLAEGVPRSFTLNSNEILEALQEPLQGIVGAVKTALEKTPPELGADVAERGIVLTGGGALLRDLDKLLQEETGLPVLVAEDPLTCVAKGGGRALELLDEQGPGIFSLD, from the coding sequence ATGCTCAAGACTCTGCGCGGTTACTTCTCCAACGACCTTTCCATCGACCTAGGCACCGCCAACACGCTGATCTACGCGCCCGGTGTCGGCATCGTACTCGACGAACCCTCCGTGGTGGCCATCAAAGAGAATGCTGGGCGCGGCGAGAGCGTCTGTGCCGTCGGCACGGAAGCCAAGCTGATGCTTGGCCGCACGCCAGGCAACATCCGGGCGATCCGGCCTATGAAGGACGGGGTGATCGCCGACTTCGTGGTCACCCAGAAGATGCTGCAGTACTTCATCCGTCGCGCCCACGCGAGCCGCCTAATGCGGCCCTCGCCGCGCGTGCTGGTCTGCGTTCCCTACGGTTCCACCCCCGTGGAGCGGCGGGCGATCGAGGATTCCGCCGTCCATGCGGGCGCGCGCAAGGTGCACCTGATCCACGAGCCGATGGCCGCGGCGATTGGCGCCGGCATGCCGGTGCACGAAGCCCGCGGCTCAATGGTGCTCGATGTGGGAGGCGGCACCTCGGAGGTGGCCGTGATCTCGCTCAACGGCATCGTCTACGCGGAATCGGTCCGCATTGGCGGTGACCGCTTCGACGAGGCGATCATGAGCTACGTTCGACGCAACTACGGCATCCTCATCGGGGACGCCACCGCCGAACGCATCAAGCATGAGATCGGCTCGGCGTATCCCGGCCGCGAGGTGCTGGAGATCTCCGTGAAGGGGCGCAACTTGGCCGAAGGTGTACCTCGCTCGTTCACTCTGAACAGCAACGAGATCCTGGAAGCGCTGCAGGAGCCCCTCCAGGGCATCGTCGGGGCGGTGAAGACGGCGCTGGAAAAGACGCCGCCAGAACTGGGTGCTGACGTGGCCGAGCGCGGCATAGTCCTCACCGGCGGTGGCGCCCTGCTACGGGACCTCGACAAGCTGCTACAAGAGGAAACCGGCTTGCCCGTGCTCGTCGCCGAAGACCCGCTCACCTGCGTGGCCAAAGGCGGTGGTCGGGCCCTGGAACTGCTCGATGAGCAAGGGCCGGGCATCTTCAGCCTGGACTAG
- the gatC gene encoding Asp-tRNA(Asn)/Glu-tRNA(Gln) amidotransferase subunit GatC, with protein MSLTPDEVKKIAHLARLSIGEKQVPDFVDNLSRIIDFVQQLESADTAGVQPMAHPVPSTQRLRADEVSETDHRERYQRNASSVQEGLYLVPRVIE; from the coding sequence ATGTCCCTGACCCCCGATGAGGTCAAAAAGATTGCTCACCTGGCACGCCTATCCATAGGCGAGAAGCAGGTACCGGACTTCGTCGACAACCTCTCGCGGATCATCGATTTCGTCCAGCAACTGGAGTCTGCTGACACCGCCGGCGTACAGCCGATGGCGCATCCCGTGCCGAGTACCCAGCGCCTGCGCGCGGACGAGGTGAGCGAGACCGATCATCGCGAACGCTATCAGCGCAATGCCAGCAGCGTGCAGGAGGGCCTCTACCTGGTCCCCCGTGTCATTGAGTGA
- the gatA gene encoding Asp-tRNA(Asn)/Glu-tRNA(Gln) amidotransferase subunit GatA — protein sequence MHDRSLSELAAALRTREVSAVELARHFLERIATHNPRLNAFITVTEAQAVAQAEAADARIAAGEGGPLTGIPIAHKDLFCTRDVRTTCASRMLEHFIAPYDASVVERLGAAGCVMLGKTNMDEFAMGSSNENSYFGPVLNPWDEARVPGGSSGGSAAAVAARLVPVATGTDTGGSIRQPAALTGITGVKPTYGAVPRYGMIAFASSLDQGGTLTHSAADAALMLEAMCGFDPRDSTSVDRPMGGYADAIANAERLDGLKVGLPLEFFGDQLDSAMRAPLDAAVATLRELGAAVVDGVSLEHVDLSVPAYYVVAPAECSSNLSRFDGVRYGYRCEDPKDLLDLYTRSRGEGFGEEVKRRIMTGTYALSAGYYDAYYLKAQQVRQLISGDFAKAFEQVDVLLAPTSPTPAFPLGEKTDDPITMYLNDIYTIGVSLAGLPGMSVPCGAVEGLPVGMQIICPHFEEARMLRVAHAYQQATDHHKLAPEGVVS from the coding sequence ATGCATGATCGATCCCTGTCCGAGCTGGCTGCCGCCCTGCGCACTCGGGAGGTGAGTGCCGTGGAGCTGGCGCGCCATTTCCTTGAGCGAATCGCGACCCACAACCCGCGCCTGAACGCGTTCATTACCGTGACCGAGGCGCAGGCGGTGGCTCAGGCCGAGGCGGCCGACGCGCGCATCGCCGCTGGCGAAGGTGGCCCGCTCACGGGCATTCCGATCGCTCATAAAGACCTCTTCTGTACGCGGGATGTGCGCACCACCTGCGCCTCGCGCATGTTGGAGCACTTCATCGCCCCCTACGACGCGAGCGTCGTCGAACGGCTCGGCGCCGCCGGTTGCGTGATGCTCGGCAAGACCAATATGGACGAGTTCGCGATGGGCTCGTCTAACGAGAACAGCTACTTCGGGCCCGTGCTTAATCCCTGGGACGAGGCGCGAGTGCCTGGCGGGAGCTCGGGGGGCTCGGCCGCCGCGGTGGCCGCGCGCCTGGTCCCCGTCGCCACGGGCACGGACACGGGAGGATCGATCCGCCAGCCCGCAGCGCTCACGGGCATCACCGGCGTCAAACCCACCTACGGCGCGGTGCCTCGCTACGGCATGATCGCGTTCGCGTCCAGCCTCGATCAGGGCGGCACGCTCACACATAGCGCCGCCGATGCAGCCCTGATGCTCGAGGCGATGTGCGGCTTCGATCCGCGCGACAGCACGAGTGTCGATCGGCCGATGGGCGGCTACGCAGATGCGATCGCCAACGCCGAGCGCCTGGACGGCCTCAAGGTTGGGCTGCCCTTGGAGTTCTTTGGGGATCAGCTCGACAGCGCGATGCGCGCGCCCCTCGACGCGGCCGTCGCCACCCTGCGTGAACTCGGTGCCGCGGTGGTGGACGGGGTGAGCCTCGAGCACGTCGATCTCTCGGTGCCGGCCTACTACGTGGTGGCGCCCGCCGAGTGTTCCTCCAACCTGTCGCGTTTCGACGGCGTTCGCTACGGCTACCGCTGCGAAGACCCCAAGGACCTGCTCGACCTCTACACGCGCAGCCGAGGCGAGGGCTTCGGCGAGGAGGTCAAGCGGCGCATCATGACCGGCACCTACGCGCTCTCCGCCGGCTACTATGATGCGTACTACTTGAAGGCTCAGCAGGTGCGTCAGCTGATAAGCGGCGACTTCGCCAAGGCCTTCGAGCAGGTGGACGTTTTGCTCGCGCCCACTTCGCCGACGCCTGCCTTTCCCCTCGGCGAGAAGACTGACGATCCGATCACCATGTACCTGAACGACATCTACACCATCGGCGTCAGCCTCGCCGGCCTGCCCGGCATGTCCGTGCCCTGCGGTGCGGTCGAGGGGTTGCCCGTGGGGATGCAGATCATCTGTCCTCACTTCGAGGAGGCGCGCATGCTGCGAGTCGCTCACGCCTACCAGCAGGCCACGGATCATCACAAGCTTGCCCCTGAGGGGGTGGTCTCATGA
- the gatB gene encoding Asp-tRNA(Asn)/Glu-tRNA(Gln) amidotransferase subunit GatB, with product MSWEVVIGLEVHAQLLTNSKIFSGSPTAYGADPNTQASLIDLGYPGVLPVLNAKAVEMAVRLGLAIDAEVAYRSVFARKNYFYPDLPKGYQISQYELPIVGSGHLDIVLDDGSAKRVGITRAHLEEDAGKSLHEDFDGQSGIDLNRAGTPLLEIVSEPDLRSAKEATAYLRKLRTLVQYLDICDGNMQEGSLRCDANVSIRPRGERTLGTRAELKNLNSIRFLERAINYEVERQIDVIDGGGQVVQETRLYDEGKDETRAMRSKEEANDYRYFPDPDLLPVEIDDAYIREVRASLPELPDVKLARFEQDYGLGPVDAQVLTASRAVADYFETVVEKVGQNNAKLAANWVMGDLSGALNKEALEIDESRVAADHLAGLLSRVIDKTVSGKLAKQIFEAMWAGEGDADAIIEAKGLKQITDSGAIEAMVDEAIANNPKQLEQYRAGKEALLGYFVGQVMKASKGKANPAQVNELLEAKLNASDG from the coding sequence ATGAGCTGGGAAGTGGTGATCGGCCTCGAGGTTCACGCGCAGCTGCTTACGAATAGCAAGATATTTTCTGGGTCCCCAACGGCCTACGGCGCGGATCCTAATACGCAGGCTAGCCTCATCGATCTGGGCTATCCCGGTGTCTTGCCAGTGCTGAATGCGAAGGCGGTAGAGATGGCGGTGCGTCTGGGCTTGGCGATCGACGCCGAAGTAGCCTATCGGTCCGTATTCGCGCGCAAGAACTATTTCTATCCCGATCTACCAAAGGGCTATCAAATCTCTCAGTACGAGCTCCCGATCGTTGGGAGCGGGCATCTGGATATCGTCCTCGACGACGGCAGCGCCAAGCGCGTAGGGATTACCCGTGCGCATCTCGAAGAAGATGCGGGTAAGTCCTTGCACGAGGATTTCGATGGTCAGTCTGGGATTGACCTCAACCGCGCCGGCACGCCGCTGTTGGAGATTGTCTCCGAGCCAGACCTGCGCAGCGCGAAGGAAGCGACGGCCTACCTGCGAAAGCTGCGCACGCTCGTGCAGTATCTGGATATCTGCGACGGCAACATGCAGGAAGGCTCTTTGCGCTGTGATGCGAACGTCTCCATTCGCCCTCGCGGCGAGCGTACGCTGGGCACTCGGGCAGAGCTGAAGAACCTGAATTCAATTCGCTTTCTCGAGCGCGCCATCAACTACGAGGTGGAGCGGCAGATCGATGTGATCGACGGCGGCGGGCAAGTGGTGCAGGAGACTCGTCTCTACGACGAGGGCAAGGACGAGACGCGCGCAATGCGCAGCAAGGAAGAGGCGAACGACTACCGCTACTTCCCGGACCCGGATCTGCTGCCGGTGGAAATCGACGACGCTTACATCCGTGAAGTGCGGGCGAGCCTGCCGGAGCTTCCCGACGTCAAGCTCGCTCGCTTCGAGCAGGACTACGGCCTCGGCCCCGTTGATGCGCAAGTGCTCACCGCCAGCCGAGCGGTTGCGGATTACTTCGAGACCGTGGTGGAGAAGGTTGGCCAAAACAACGCCAAGCTCGCCGCCAACTGGGTGATGGGGGATCTCTCCGGGGCGTTGAACAAGGAAGCTCTGGAGATCGACGAGAGTCGCGTGGCGGCCGATCATCTGGCAGGCCTGTTGAGTCGGGTCATCGACAAGACGGTCTCCGGCAAGCTCGCCAAGCAGATCTTCGAGGCGATGTGGGCTGGCGAGGGCGATGCCGATGCGATCATCGAGGCGAAGGGTCTGAAGCAGATCACTGACAGCGGCGCGATCGAAGCGATGGTGGATGAGGCGATCGCCAACAACCCTAAGCAGCTCGAGCAGTACAGGGCGGGTAAGGAAGCTCTGCTGGGGTATTTCGTAGGTCAGGTGATGAAGGCGAGCAAGGGTAAGGCAAATCCCGCTCAGGTGAACGAATTGCTCGAGGCCAAGCTCAATGCCAGTGACGGGTGA
- a CDS encoding Hsp33 family molecular chaperone HslO has product MPVTGEPPAPPRDDPADEDAQRIERHPDKVRRFVFEDTPVRGQLVDLTSSWKTALASRPYSIPVREVLGQAMGAVALLASSLKFDGRMTLQVTGEGPLRMLVVQCRSDLTMRAMAQAEDRAREVSCFRDLVGEGRLVLSIEATDGQRYQGIVALDQPTFVTCLEDYFANSEQLPTRLWLSAQRQRVVGLLLQKMPLEENAPEASVLEAGNHWNRLQGLVDVMPPDVLTRHGDGALLRYLFPRDDVRLFDPTPVKFRCPCSRERIERVLRMMGREEVEAEIVESGSLSVSCEFCGSAYAFDGEDVLEVFSRVDDRPAGGTGDVILH; this is encoded by the coding sequence ATGCCAGTGACGGGTGAACCGCCAGCGCCTCCGCGAGACGATCCGGCGGATGAGGATGCGCAGCGCATCGAGCGCCATCCTGACAAGGTGCGGCGCTTCGTGTTCGAAGACACGCCCGTGCGCGGACAGCTCGTCGATCTAACGTCGAGTTGGAAGACTGCCCTGGCCTCTCGTCCGTACAGCATTCCCGTGCGTGAGGTGCTCGGTCAGGCGATGGGCGCTGTCGCCCTGCTCGCCTCCTCGCTCAAATTCGATGGCCGCATGACGCTGCAGGTGACTGGCGAAGGCCCCTTGCGCATGCTGGTGGTCCAGTGTCGAAGTGATTTGACCATGCGCGCAATGGCGCAGGCAGAGGACAGGGCACGCGAGGTGAGCTGCTTTCGCGATCTCGTGGGTGAAGGACGTCTCGTGCTTAGCATAGAGGCCACCGACGGCCAGCGATACCAAGGCATCGTCGCGCTGGACCAGCCGACGTTCGTCACCTGCCTAGAGGATTACTTCGCAAACTCGGAGCAGCTTCCAACACGCTTATGGCTGTCGGCGCAGCGCCAGCGGGTGGTAGGCTTGTTGCTACAGAAGATGCCCCTTGAAGAGAACGCGCCTGAGGCGAGCGTGTTGGAGGCGGGTAACCACTGGAACCGCTTGCAGGGTTTGGTCGACGTGATGCCGCCCGACGTCCTGACCCGCCATGGCGATGGGGCGCTTCTGCGCTATCTGTTCCCGCGCGACGATGTGCGCTTGTTTGATCCCACACCCGTGAAGTTCCGCTGTCCGTGCTCGCGGGAGCGTATCGAGCGCGTCCTGCGCATGATGGGGCGTGAGGAGGTAGAGGCAGAAATCGTCGAGAGTGGGTCCCTGAGCGTGTCCTGCGAGTTCTGTGGTAGCGCCTACGCGTTCGACGGGGAAGATGTACTCGAGGTGTTCTCCCGCGTTGACGACCGACCCGCAGGCGGCACGGGCGACGTCATTCTGCACTGA
- a CDS encoding aminotransferase class IV, which produces MSSNRGTHEYVDDPRNAQILINVSGELVPRAQATVSVFDSGFILGDGVWEGLRVHDGGIAFLDQHLDRLFQGAKAIDMDIGLSREQLTARLFQTLAANEMHDGVHIRLMVTRGIKATPYQDPRVTIGQATVVIIAEHKNPLPSTVEQGIRLATVHVRRGYPDVQDPALNSHSKLNCITACIQAAKAGADEALMLDPHGFVATCNSTHFFIVQPNGELWTSSGDYCLGGITRANVIALAREQGMTVRERNFTLTDVYSAAEAFVTGTFAGLVPVTEVDGRSLTPRRGPVVERLQQAYQAWLVQHLVRKRA; this is translated from the coding sequence ATGAGCAGCAATAGGGGCACGCACGAATATGTCGACGATCCGCGCAATGCGCAGATCCTGATCAACGTCAGCGGCGAACTCGTGCCACGCGCCCAAGCCACCGTTTCTGTGTTCGACTCGGGGTTCATCTTAGGCGACGGCGTATGGGAGGGCTTGCGGGTGCACGATGGCGGCATCGCCTTCCTCGATCAGCATCTCGATCGTCTGTTCCAGGGGGCGAAGGCCATCGACATGGACATCGGCCTGTCGCGCGAGCAGCTCACCGCGCGTCTGTTCCAGACCCTAGCGGCGAACGAGATGCACGACGGGGTACATATCCGCCTGATGGTGACCCGGGGAATCAAGGCTACGCCTTACCAGGACCCACGTGTCACTATCGGCCAGGCCACCGTGGTGATTATCGCCGAGCATAAGAATCCCCTGCCGAGCACGGTGGAGCAGGGTATCCGCCTCGCCACCGTGCACGTGCGGCGCGGCTACCCCGATGTGCAGGATCCGGCGCTCAACTCCCACAGCAAGCTCAATTGCATCACCGCCTGCATTCAAGCGGCCAAGGCCGGCGCCGATGAAGCCCTGATGCTCGATCCACACGGCTTCGTCGCCACCTGCAACAGCACCCATTTCTTCATCGTGCAGCCGAACGGGGAGCTGTGGACTTCGAGTGGAGACTACTGCTTGGGTGGCATCACGCGGGCGAATGTCATCGCCCTAGCGCGAGAGCAGGGCATGACCGTGCGCGAGCGCAACTTCACGCTGACTGACGTGTACTCGGCGGCCGAGGCTTTCGTGACGGGCACCTTTGCCGGTCTTGTGCCTGTGACGGAAGTCGACGGGCGATCGCTGACACCGAGGCGCGGGCCGGTGGTCGAGCGGCTCCAGCAGGCCTACCAGGCCTGGCTCGTTCAGCACCTGGTGCGAAAGCGCGCCTGA
- a CDS encoding metalloregulator ArsR/SmtB family transcription factor, whose translation MGEALAHTIESLKAVAEESRLRLLAVCSQGELSVTELTRILGQSQPRVSRHLKVLQHAGLLLRFRERHSVLYRAVTRGLGAELVRQALAMVADDDPQLLRDRERLAEIRAERASAAASYLRFHAEDWHRLLDASIGTAEFARAVLNALDGMRDGHLGELLDIGTGTGRILKLLGRHAESAVGIDLDPEMLKVARAALHESGLDRQAMVRQADMYNLPFAAASFDTVTMDQILFEAQRPAEVVAEASRVLRANGCLLVVDFASSADAAKALDGEGLAQQFGVRESDVEEWLRRAGLTHQRTTRLASESLTVMLTVAQRAPAQQVVAA comes from the coding sequence ATGGGTGAAGCGCTGGCGCACACAATCGAGAGCTTGAAGGCGGTCGCCGAGGAGAGTCGGCTGCGCCTACTTGCCGTTTGTAGCCAAGGTGAGCTAAGCGTCACCGAATTGACGCGCATCTTGGGGCAGAGTCAGCCGCGGGTGTCCAGGCACCTGAAGGTGTTGCAGCACGCGGGGCTGCTGCTGCGCTTTCGGGAGCGTCATTCGGTGCTTTATCGCGCTGTCACCCGCGGCCTCGGCGCTGAGCTGGTGCGCCAAGCCTTGGCCATGGTCGCGGACGACGACCCGCAGCTGCTTCGAGATCGCGAGCGCCTCGCGGAGATTCGCGCCGAGCGCGCGAGCGCAGCTGCCAGCTACCTGCGTTTTCACGCGGAGGATTGGCACCGTCTGCTAGACGCGAGCATTGGCACTGCCGAATTCGCCAGGGCCGTATTGAACGCACTCGATGGGATGCGCGATGGCCACCTGGGGGAGCTGCTCGATATCGGCACCGGAACTGGGCGGATCCTGAAGCTGCTCGGGCGCCACGCGGAGAGCGCCGTTGGCATCGATCTGGATCCGGAAATGCTGAAGGTGGCGAGGGCCGCGCTGCACGAGTCGGGCTTGGATCGGCAGGCGATGGTGCGCCAGGCAGATATGTACAACCTGCCCTTCGCCGCGGCGAGCTTCGACACGGTCACGATGGATCAGATCCTGTTCGAAGCGCAGCGGCCGGCGGAGGTGGTGGCCGAAGCCTCGCGGGTGCTACGGGCAAACGGTTGCCTGCTAGTGGTCGATTTCGCCAGCAGTGCAGACGCCGCCAAGGCGCTCGATGGCGAGGGCCTCGCGCAGCAATTCGGCGTTAGAGAGTCCGACGTCGAGGAGTGGCTACGACGCGCCGGCCTCACCCATCAGCGCACCACGCGACTCGCCAGCGAATCGTTAACGGTGATGCTCACCGTTGCCCAGCGTGCCCCAGCCCAGCAGGTCGTGGCCGCATGA
- the metF gene encoding methylenetetrahydrofolate reductase, with protein MKTSSRPAPAVSFEFFPPKDETMAETLWRSVEHLERLSPSFVSVTYGADGSTRDRTHEVVTRIKQETTMEPAAHLTCVDATREEIDDIARQYWDAGIRHIVALRGDPPGGQTSYTPHAGGYAYAADLVEGLKRIGDFEVSVAAYPEVHPSAPSAQFDLVNLKRKVDAGATRAISQFFFDCDHFLRFRDRCASVGIEAEIVPGLLPVTNYARMLVFADRCGTSVPDWLAQRFEGLDDDPVTRRLIAANTAIEQVDYLRERGVENFHFYTLNRYELVYAICHWLGVRGKTPSDSHKAA; from the coding sequence ATGAAAACGTCTAGCCGCCCTGCGCCAGCGGTCTCCTTCGAGTTTTTCCCGCCGAAAGACGAGACGATGGCGGAGACGCTGTGGCGCTCCGTGGAGCATCTCGAGCGCTTGAGCCCAAGCTTTGTCTCCGTTACCTACGGCGCTGACGGCTCGACGCGCGACCGCACCCACGAGGTGGTCACCCGCATCAAGCAAGAGACCACCATGGAGCCGGCGGCCCACCTCACCTGCGTGGATGCCACGCGGGAGGAGATCGATGACATCGCCCGCCAGTATTGGGATGCGGGCATCCGCCACATCGTCGCTTTGCGCGGAGATCCCCCGGGCGGGCAGACCAGCTATACGCCGCACGCCGGTGGCTACGCTTACGCCGCTGATCTGGTGGAAGGGCTGAAGCGTATTGGCGACTTCGAGGTCTCGGTGGCGGCCTATCCGGAAGTGCATCCCTCCGCACCGAGCGCACAGTTTGATCTCGTGAACCTCAAGCGCAAGGTCGATGCCGGCGCCACCCGCGCCATCAGCCAGTTCTTCTTCGACTGCGACCACTTCCTTCGCTTTCGCGATCGCTGCGCATCGGTGGGTATCGAGGCGGAGATCGTGCCCGGTCTGCTGCCCGTGACAAATTACGCACGCATGCTGGTGTTTGCCGATCGCTGCGGCACCTCCGTGCCCGACTGGCTGGCGCAGCGCTTCGAGGGTCTCGACGACGATCCCGTGACTCGTCGCCTGATCGCGGCTAACACTGCGATTGAGCAAGTCGATTATCTGCGTGAGCGAGGAGTGGAGAACTTCCACTTCTACACGCTCAACCGCTACGAGCTCGTGTACGCCATCTGCCATTGGTTGGGCGTGCGCGGAAAGACTCCGAGCGATAGCCACAAGGCCGCGTGA